A single genomic interval of Lathyrus oleraceus cultivar Zhongwan6 chromosome 7, CAAS_Psat_ZW6_1.0, whole genome shotgun sequence harbors:
- the LOC127108518 gene encoding tetrahydroberberine oxidase yields MIPLSSYLTIVLIAVLFSYTSSAVYSTSIHEDNFLQCLYTYSHNSNSSISKLVYTKTNSAYSSILQFSTQNLRFATHTTPKPLVIITPQEVSHIQTIIICSQNHGLQIRIRSGGHDFEGRSYVSKVPFVIIDLTNFREIIIDVENRSAWVQSGATIGELYYKISRKSRNLGFPAGACPTIGVGGHISGGGYGTVVRKFGLAADNVIDAHIIDVKGRFLDREAMGEDLFWAIRGGGGASFGVIISWKIKLVQVPSIVTVFNVPKTLEQNATKLVHKWQHVASKIDENMYIGVILQRVNSKSNSTTVQALFQSLFLGGVDKLIPLMQEKFPELGLVREDCIEMSWIESVLNLYGFPKGESHEVLLNRTQATKDIFKVKSDFVKVPISENGLEGIWPMFHEDGAKDAFMYLFPYGGIMDNISESEIPFPHRYGNLYQIQYSAHWHEVEKMKFNWIRKLYSYMEPFVSKSPRGAYINYRDLDIGVNNINGYTSYKQASVWGVKYFKNNFKRLANVKTRVDPLNFFRNEQSIPSRFTKRGK; encoded by the coding sequence ATGATTCCTCTAAGCTCATATTTGACTATTGTACTAATAGCAGTTTTATTTTCATATACATCTTCTGCAGTTTATTCTACTAGTATTCATGAAGATAATTTCCTTCAATGTCTCTACACTTATTCCCATAACTCCAATTCTTCAATCTCTAAACTTGTGTACACAAAAACCAATTCCGCTTACTCTTCAATACTTCAGTTTTCAACCCAAAATCTCAGATTTGCAACACACACAACACCTAAACCCCTTGTAATCATCACACCTCAAGAAGTTTCACATATTCAAACAATCATAATATGTTCCCAAAACCATGGCCTGCAGATTCGGATTCGAAGCGGCGGCCATGACTTCGAGGGTCGTTCCTATGTGTCCAAAGTTCCATTTGTTATCATTGATCTCACAAACTTTAGAGAGATCATAATAGATGTAGAAAACAGATCTGCTTGGGTTCAATCTGGTGCAACAATTGGTGAACTTTACTATAAAATCAGTCGAAAAAGCCGAAATCTTGGTTTTCCTGCTGGTGCTTGTCCTACAATAGGTGTTGGTGGACACATCAGTGGTGGCGGCTATGGAACCGTGGTGCGTAAATTCGGTCTTGCAGCTGATAATGTGATTGATGCTCACATAATTGATGTGAAGGGTAGGTTTCTTGACAGAGAAGCAATGGGGGAAGATCTGTTTTGGGCTATTAGAGGTGGTGGAGGAGCAAGTTTTGGTGTTATAATTTCATGGAAGATAAAACTTGTTCAAGTTCCCTCAATTGTGACGGTGTTTAATGTTCCAAAAACATTGGAACAAAATGCAACAAAGCTTGTTCATAAGTGGCAACATGTAGCAAGTAAAATTGATGAAAACATGTATATTGGTGTTATCTTGCAAAGGGTAAATtcaaagtcaaactcaacaaCAGTACAAGCTTTATTTCAATCCTTGTTTCTTGGAGGTGTAGATAAACTCATTCCCTTGATGCAAGAGAAGTTTCCAGAACTTGGTTTGGTTAGAGAAGATTGCATTGAGATGAGTTGGATTGAATCAGTTCTTAACCTTTATGGATTTCCTAAAGGAGAATCACATGAGGTGTTGCTCAATAGAACACAAGCTACAAAGGATATTTTCAAAGTAAAATCAGATTTTGTGAAAGTTCCCATTTCTGAAAATGGATTAGAAGGAATATGGCCTATGTTTCATGAAGATGGTGCCAAAGATGCATTCATGTATCTTTTTCCTTATGGTGGCATAATGGATAATATTTCAGAGTCTGAAATTCCATTTCCACATAGATATGGAAATTTATACCAAATTCAGTACTCAGCTCATTGGCATGAGGTGGAAAAAATGAAGTTTAATTGGATTAGGAAACTTTATAGTTATATGGAACCTTTTGTTTCAAAGTCTCCAAGAGGTGCATATATCAATTATAGAGACCTTGATATTGGAGTGAATAACATTAATGGATACACAAGTTATAAGCAAGCTAGTGTTTGGGGTGTTAAGTACTTCAAAAACAACTTCAAAAGATTGGCAAATGTGAAGACAAGAGTTGATCCTCTAAATTTCTTTAGAAATGAACAAAGTATACCTTCTCGTTTTACCAAGAGAGGCAAGTAG